The genomic region GATCACGGACGACGGGATCCGCACCGGCAGATGTGGAGCCACCGCCGGGTCGGCGGCGATGGCTGAGGCCAACGCGTCCAGTGCCCAGTCCTCCAGCTTCGTCCAGCGGCGCGCGAGCAACCCGGAACCCGGTCGAGCCTGCACGGTCGGGCCGTCGTCGTCGATCCGGGCCCAGGTGGCGGGGCCGAAGAAGCCGATGCTCTCGTTCTTGCTGCAATACCGCTGCCAGTACCGGCCGACCGTCCGTACTCCCTGGTAGTAGCGGGAGTTCCGTGGCCCGTCCGGAACCACCCGTCCCAGGGCGTGGAAGACGTTCGGGTTCTGCCAGGCGATGGCTTCGCGCAGCAGCGGATCGGTGGCGATCCGCTCGACGGTCGGCAGCTGCCGGTGCAGCGCCTCCTCGGCCAGCGCCTTCAGCTGCTGCGGTGTCGCTGCGGCCGCCAGCGCTGAGTCAACGGCCGCCGCCGCCGGAGCATCCTGGAGCTGCTGCAACCCCTCGACCGGGAAGCCGGCGCTGCGGATGATCACGTCGCGCCAGATCTCCCAGCCGGTCGAGCCGAGTGCGACGGTGTGCGGCGAGGTCATCGGCGTTCTCCTGTTCGTTCGTCGGCTGACGCGGCCCACTCGTCGGCAGACCAGTCGTGGAACATGTGCTCGGTCGCCAGTGCGCCAGGACCCGTCCGGAGCTGCACCACGACCACCTCAGGAGCCGGAACCCGCAGTCCTGCAGGGACACTCGTGACCTGCAGGACGGCCGGCTGTCGATGGTCGTCGGCGCCGATGATGCCGGCGTGCTGGTCCTGTTGTTGCAGGCCCAACGAGGTGGGCTCGACGGTCAGTCCTTGACCGGTGCACTTCAGCACGGCCTCCTTGGCGGTCCAGGCGCGCAGCAGCTCGCGGCTGCGCCACTGCTCGGGGACGTCGGCCAACCTGATCAACTCATCGGGGTGCAGGATCGACGCGGCCAGCTGCGTCGTGTCCGGCAGCGAGTGCTCGGTCTCGTGGTCGACGCCCAGTGGCGTGGCCGCCACGGCGAGCAGCAGCCGACCGTCGCGGTGACTCCAGCTCACCTGCGGCCCATCGTGAAGCTCCGGCTTGCCGTTGACGCCGGTCGGGAAGGGCGCCCGTGAATACCGGGATCCGAAGCGGGACAACACCTCGCGGGCGATGCCGCGTCGTGCGGTGAACCGGCGGGAGTCCCGTTGGTCGACGAATCGCGCCGCTCGGTCGTGTTCCTCGGGGGCGAGCTGATCGGCGAGACCGGCCAGCTCCCGGTCGTCGATCGTGTCCAGATCGGCGAGTACCAGGTGCACCTCTCCGGGTCGGACGGCGCTCGCGGGTGCGACGGTGTCGGCTGCCTCGGCGCGCAGCAGACCCCCGAGCAGCCCGAACTGCTCGTGCAGGAAGAAGTGGCCTCCCGGCATGGTCCTGAGCCGGAACCCGGGCGCGCTGTGACGTGCCCAGCCGATGCCTGTCCACGGTAGGCACACCCCGTCGCGGCGCCCGCACACCGCCGTGACCGGGACCGGCAGCGCAGGGCCGGGTTCCCAGCGGTAATCGTCGATCCAGGTGAAGTCGGCGCGGATCGCCGGCAGCAGCAACTCGATCAGCTCCGCTGAGTCGAGCACCTCCTGCGGCATCCCGCCCAGCCGCGCCAGCCGGGTGATCATCTCCTCGTCGCTGCGGCGGGACAGGTCCTTGAGATCACCGTCCAGGCGCAGGTCGGGGGGCGGGCTGCCGCCGATCACCAGGCGTCGCGGCAGCGGTCCGCCGGTGGCGGCCAGCGAGCGTACGGTCTCGTAGCCCAGCCGGGCTCCCATCGAATGGCCGTAGATGAGGTAGTCGCCGGTGACGGTCTCGCTGATGGCGGCGGCCAGGGCGGCGGGATCGATCACCGGCTCCTCCGCCCAGCGGCTCTCCCGCCCGGGTAGCTGGACGGGGCGGATGTCGACCTGCGGAGCGAAGGCCTCGGCCCAGCCGCGGAATGCGCTGGCGCCGCCGCCTGCGTAGGGCAGGCAGAGCACCGGAACAGCATCGGCGGCGAGGGCCGGGGTGCGCACCGGACGGGCGAACCAGGTGGTGGCCGTTCCTGCGGTCATGCCGCACCGCCGGCGTCGATCAGTGGCTGCAGGACCGAGGTCGGACCGGGGATCCGGATGCGTCGATATGGGTGCGCGGGAAGCGGTACCCGTTGTGGCCCTGCGGATTGCGCGGGCATCGTCGGGAGTGTGTGATCGAGCGCCGGCGCCGGGTCGTTCGCCACGGCCCGCAGCTGCGCCACTGCTTCGTCGACCGACCGGGACCACACGACATGGGTGCACGCGTGGACCCGACGGCCGGTGAGCAGGGTGCGGGACACAGCAGTCAGAGCGGGTCGGTGGCGCTCCAGGTGCTCCGCGAGCCGGCCGGCGAACAGTCGCAGGTCGGCGGCGGTCCTGGTGCTGAGCAACAGCGGAACCGGCTCGTCGAGGACCGCCGCCGCCCACTCCTCGTCCGTCGGCAGCGCCGAGGCCTCGATCACCAGATGGACGTTCGTCCCGCCCACTCCGAAGGAGCTGACTCCCGCCAGCCGGCGGAGGTCCGATGGCCAGGCGGCGTCACCGGCCTGCGCGGTCAGCCCGCTGCCGTCCAGCTCCAGCAGCGCGCCCGGGGTGCTGAAATGAAGGTTCCCGGGAACGGTTCCGGCCCTTGCGGCCAGGATCGCGAGCTGCAGCGCTGCAATTCCCGACGCCACATCCAGGTTGCCCAGGTGCGTCTTGGGGGCCACCAGTGCGGTCCGCGCCGGACGGTCGGCGGACGCCCAGACCCGCCGGAGTGCGCCCACTTCGATCGCATCTCCGAGTGGCGTACCGAGGGCATGGCAGAAGACCGCACCGATCTCACCGGGCCCGACCTGGGCCGCGGCCTGTGCCTGGTCGACGGCTGCCTGCTGACCGGCGATCCCCGGGGCGGCGAAACCCGCCCTCGCCGCACCGTCATTGGTCATGGCGTAGCCACGGATGACGGCCAGCACCGGGTCGCCGTCGTCCACCGCGTCCTGGTGGCGCTTGAGCACCACCACACCGGCGCCGCTGGACATCCCGGCCCCGTCGGCGTCCGCCGACAGGGCGCGGCAGCGTCCGTCGGCGGAGGTGGTTCCCGGCCCGCGTCGCAGGTAGCGGGGACTGGTGAGATGTACGCCGCCGGCGACGGCGACGTCGCACTGCAGATCGATCAGCGCGGTCGCCGCCGTGCATACCGCGGCCAGCGAACCCGCACAGGTGGCCGCCACTGCCATCGCCGGACCGTCGAGCCCGAGCTTGTACGCCACCCGACTGACCATGTGGTCCGCGCCGATCCCGGTGGGCAGCAACGTGTCCCAGCTGGCATCGATGAGCCGCAGCAGCGGCAGCAACTCCTCGAGGTGGTGTCGGTTCGGGCCGGCGGCGGCGAACACGCCGACGACGACCGCCGGGTCCCGGACTCCGAGGCCGGCGTTCTGCAGTGCGCTCTCGACGATCTCGAGGAAGATCCGGTGCTGCGGATCCATCAGCGCCAGCTCGGCGAGATCGATCCCGAACTGGTCGGCATCGAAGCAGTCGACGTCCTCCAGTTGCCCCCCTGCGCGCACCAGGTCGCTCCTGGACAGCAGGCTCACCGGAACTGCCAGTGCCCGCAACGCGGCGTCGTCGAGGTCGCGGATCACGTCGCGGCGGGCGATCACGTTGTCCCACAGGCTGTCCAGATCAGGCGATCCCGGATAGCGGCCGGCCATCCCGATCACGGCGATGTCCGTGGCACTGATCTCGGGAGCGTCGACATCTGAGGAAGGACGCTCCGGCCGCTCCTCGTCGAGAAGGTGCTGCAGCGCGGTCATCGGCCGCCCCTGGGTGGTACCCGCGCGGCACGACGTCCGGCGCGCGGAGCGGCCGGGCGTGTCGCCGCGCGCGTGGCCGGTGGTGTGGCGCCGGCGGAACCGGCAGCCACGCTCGCATCCGGGCCCAGGGTTCCGCTGGGCCGGTCGAGATGTCCGGCGATGGCCGTCACCGAGCCGAGACCGAACAGCTCCACCAGCTGGATCTCCCCCCAACTGCTGAGGGCGGCGTGGATTCGGACCAGGTCCAGGGAGTGGGCCCCGGACTCCAACAGCGGCAACCGCGGATCGATACTCGTCGCCTCGATGCCGAGCACGTCGGCCACCGTGCGGCGCACTCGATCCAGGAGGGTATCCGCCGACCGATCGGCCGGGGTCGGGTCGACCGCATCGATGGTCTGCGGCCGTACCCGCTTGCCGGTGTCGGTCACGTCCAGCCGTTCGACGATGTCGAACCGGCTGGGCACCATCGCGGCGGGCAGCTGGGCGGACAGCCGACGGTGCAGCTCGGCGGTGGAGAGCACCACGGCGGCTCCGACGGTCAGTTGGGCGACGAGGGCCTGGTGCTCGGCGCCCGTGATCGACCCGGTACCGGCATCTGCCGGTCCGACGAGCGCTCCGGTCACGCCGGGAACGTCCAGCAGGATCGCCTCCACCTCGGCCGGGTCGATGCGGATACCCCGCACCTTGATCTGACGGTCCAGCCGTCCGCGGTGATACAGCAGGCCGTCGATCCGCTCGCCGAGATCCCCGGTGCGGAAGGTGCGTCGCCCACCCGGGGCATCGCCGAAGCGGGCCTCCTCGCTCGCGGGTGCGGCGCTGTCCGGGAGGTAGCCGAGAGCGACGCCGCGACCCGTCACCAGGATCTCCCCCGTTGCGTCCACCTCGACGGTGAAGCCGGGCAACGGCTGTCCCATCGGCAACGGCGAACCCGGGCCGCCGGCCGGCTCGACGGTGCTGCGGGGTTCCCGGACCCCGTGCGTGACGAACATCGTGCTGAACGACGCCTCGGTGGATCCGTATCCGCTGGCGATCGTCACAGCGGAGCCGAAGAGTGTGCGGGCCACCTCGACGTCGCGGCGGACGGCAGCTTCACCGCCCAACAGCACGGTGTGCACCGAGCCGTCGACCCGGTCACCGAGCAGACCGAGCGTCCGCAACACGGTCGGGGCACAGTGGAACACCGTCACCCCGTGTCGGATGAGGAAGCCGTCGAGTCCGGTCAGGCCCCGGGTGGCCAGATCGTAGGGAGCGACGGCGGCCCCGTTGAGCAGCGCCGACCACAGGTCGACGGCTGCCATGTCGTAGCAGAACGGTGTGAGCAGGGTGAGCACGTCGCTCGGTCGCAGCTGCAGCGCCGTCCGCTGGTTGTCGGCGCAGACGAGCACCCCGCGATGCGACTGCTGCACGGCCTTCGGGATCCCGGTCGATCCCGAGGTGAACAACAGGTAGGCGACTGCGTCCGGGTCCGTCGAGGTGGGGGCGGCATCCGCGCTGCCTGCGTCGGTGGGCTCGTCCGGGCGGGTGCCGGCGTGGGCGTCGATGTCGATCACCAGCGGCACCGCTGCCGACCGCACCTTGTCGGCCGTCACCGCGGTGACCAGCACCGCGAGCGGGCGGGCAGCGCGGCAGCAGGAGTCGATGCGTGCACTCGGCCATCGAGGATCCAGCACCAGGTAGCTGAATCCGGCCCGCAGGACCGAGAGGATGGCGATGACGCTCGCCTCGCCGTGCGGGGCCAACACCGCGACCACGCGCTGCTGCGCAGTGTCCGGTGGGACCGGCACCTCGAGCTGGAGGATCCGAGCCAGTCCGGCCGCCTGCTCGTCGAGCCGCCCACGGGTGAGGGTGCCGCTGTCGGAGACGACCGCCGGGGCGTCGCGGTCGGCGTCGACCAGCGCCGACCACCGGCTGATCACCGTGCAGGGGTGCGCCGTCGACTCGCAGCCGACCAGTGGTCGGTGCTCCTCGGGCAGGCGTGAAGCGTCCGGCGACATGGGTGAGCTCCTGGCGTTCGCCGATCGGGGGTGGAGATCGGAGCGCGCCGACACGGGTTCGTCCGCCGACACACCACCGTGTCCGACAGTTCGCACCAACGGGGGACGGGGCGGAGTGTGTGACACTTCGCACCATCACTGACTGCGACAGGTTAGGTGAGTGTTGCGGGTGTGTCATCAGTTCGCAGGAAAATATCCTGCGGTCAAGCAGTGCGGACGTAGGTTGTTGACAAATCATCTACTTCCGGTCGGCGGCAGAGACCCGCTGGTGACACGCGTTCTCGGGCGAGCGGATCACGGGGGTGCGGAACGTGCGGATTCATCGGCTGGTCCCGGCGGCGGTGGCGCTGCTCATGGTCATCACGAGTTGCAGCACGGATCAACCGAGCGCGAACGACGCAGCGAAGGGGGTGTCGTCGCCGGGCGGGCCGGCGGAGAAGCCCCCGGCACCCGTACCGAGCCGCCCGGCGGTTACGTCGATGAGCGGCTCGGAGAGCGGCGGTGCACCGAGCAGCAGTGCGCCGAACAGTAGTGCGCCGAGCAGCAGTGCGCCGAGCAGCAGTGCGAACAGCGGTCCGTCGAGCACCGGCTCTGCTGTATCCGGCGCCGGCCCCTCCGCATCCGTGCCGATCGCGCTGCAGTCCGACGGGGCGGAGCTGGTCGCCGAGGTGGATCGCGGACGGTTGATGGCACACATCGAGACCATTGCTGTCGGACCCAGGGCGAACGTGGAGAACCATGCAGCGGCACTGGCAGCGGCGAACCATGCCGACCGGGCGTTCACCGAGGCCGGTCTGCGGCCGAGTCGCACCGACGTGTCCGCTGTCGGGGTGACCCTGCCGGTCGTCTGGGTCGAGATCCCCGGGTCGGGCTGCCCCGCACCGGCCGCCACCCCCACTTATGTTCTGACGGCCCACTACGACACCGTGCCCGGAAGTCCCGGCGCCGACGACGACGCCAGCGGGGTCGCCGCGGTCCTGGAGATCGCCCGGATCCTGGCGGGCCGTCCGCTGCGTGCGTCAGTGGTGCTCGCCGTGGTCCCGTTCGAGGAGCTGGGCGAGCAGTATCCGGGCGCCGCTGCCCTGGCCGAGCTGTTGGTGCAGGATCCGGGCCGCTCGGTGCAGGGGATGGTCAGCGCCGAGATGCTCGGCTATGCCACCCAACAGCGCGACAGTCAGGGCCTGCCGGGCGATTACCTGAACCTGTTGGCCTACGAAGGATCCGACGAGCTGGTGGCGGACTTCAGGTCAGCGGCCGCGCAGTGGGTCCCACACTTCGAGGTGCAGGCAGCGACGTTTCCGGCGGACACTGCGTTCATCAACCGTTCCGACAACGCGGCGTTCCAGGAACGGGGCGTTCCGTCGGCCTTCGCGAGCGACGGAGCGGATTTCCGGACGCCGTACTACCACTCGGAGCAGGACGTCCCGGCGGACATCTCGCAGGAGTTCCTCGTCGACTCCGCGCGCGTCCTGTTGGCCTGGCTCGTGCTGAGCGCGATGCGCGAGCCGACCTGCTGAACGTCAGCGACACCGGCTCCCGTCGCTCGCGGGCGTCGGGGCGGGGTGTCGATTGCTCGGCAGGAGACAGCGCCCGGCAGGCCTCAACAACATCAAACAAATCTACCCAACGAGCTGTGACCTACGTCTTCTGAATCGATTTACTTTCACGATTCTGAGACGGGTCACACGTGGCGCTTCGATGGCTTTGCGCAGGTGAGCGGTTAGCGTCGGTGTCCAATCCCCACTCTCGGCAATCTCACAAGATCGAACAGGATTCCGAGACATCGTCGATGACTTCGTCGACGAGAACAGCACCTCGACTCAGGAGAACACATGACGGCATTGGCAGACCGGCCCACCGTGCGCCACCAGGATCGATCGACCACCGCGACCGGATCGTCGTCGGCGGCCCAGCGATCCGACGTCGGCTATGACCCGGATCTGCTCGCCTGGGTCAGGGAGGTCGCCGAGCTCACCGAACCGACCAGGATCTCGTTCGTCGACGGCAGCGACGCGGAATGGACGCGGATCACCGACGCCCTGGTGGAGGCCGGCACGTTCACCCGCCTGGAGAAGAAGCCGAATTCCTTCCACGTGGTCTCGAGCCCGTCGGACGTCGCCAGGGTGGAGGACCGCACCTTCATCTGCTCGGTGAAGGAGAAGGACGCCGGCCCGACCAACAACTGGATGGCTCCTGCCGAGATGAAGGCAACCATGACGGAGCTGTACCGCGGCAGCATGCGCGGCCGCACGATGTACGTGGTCCCGTTCTGCATGGGGCCCTACGATGCCCCGGCGCCGATGCTGGGCGTCGAGATCACCGACTCGGAGTACGTCGTCGCCTCGATGCGGGTGATGACCCGAACGGGCACCCGAGCGCTCGAGTTGATCAACAACGGTGCTCGCTGGATCAAGGCACTGCACTCGGTCGGTGCCCCGCTCGAGCCGGGTCAGCAGGACGTGGCCTGGCCGTGCAACGACACCAAGTACATCTCGCACTTCCCCGAGGAACGGACGATCTGGTCGTTCGGCTCGGGCTACGGCGGAAATGCGTTGCTGGGCAAGAAGTGTTACTCGCTGCGGATCGCCTCGGCGATGGCGCGCGACGAGGGTTGGCTGGCCGAGCACATGCTCATCCTCAAGCTGACCTCACCGCAGGACCAGGTGCACTACATCGCCGCGGCCTTCCCCAGCGCCTGCGGCAAGACCAACCTCGCGATGCTCGAACCGACGGTCGCCGGCTGGAAGGTGGAGACGTTGGGGGACGACATCGCCTGGATGACCTTCGGCGCCGACGGCCGGCTGTACGCGGTCAACCCGGAGTACGGCCTGTTCGGGGTCGCACCGGGCACCGGCTGGAAGACCAACCCCAACGCGATGCGCGCCATCGAGCAGGGCAACTCGGTGTTCACCAATGTGGCCCTGACCGACGACGGCGACGTGTGGTGGGAGGGGATGACGGACGAGCCACCCGCCCACCTGACGGACTGGCAGGGTCGTGACTGGACGCCGGACAGCGAAACCCCTGCAGCCCATCCGAACTCACGATTCTGCACACCGATCACCCAGGTGCCGATCATCGCCGACGAGTACTTCCGGCCGACCGGGGTGCCCATCTCGGCGATCTTCTTCGGTGGTCGGCGGGAGACCACGGTCCCGTTGGTGACGGAGGCCCGCGATTGGCTGAGCGGCGTGTTCCTGGGCGCGACCCTGTCCAGCGAGACCACGGCCGCTGCAACGGGTCAGGTCGGTGTCGTGCGCCGCGACCCGATGGCGATGCTGCCCTTCATCGGGTACGACGCCGGCGACTACCTGAACCACTGGCTCACGATCGGCGCCAGCACCGACGCCTCGAAGTTGCCGAAGGTGTTCTATGTCAACTGGTTCCGACGCGACGCAGACGGCGGATTCCTGTGGCCGGGATTCGGTGAGAACTCACGGGTCCTGAAGTGGGCGATCGAACGGCTCGAGGGCACGGCCGACGCGGTGGAGACCCCGATCGGGAACATCCCGACACCGGAGTCGCTCGACCTGGACGGGCTGGGGATGTCCCCGGAGCAGATCACCGCGGCGCTGGCTGTCTCTCGCGAGGAATGGCGTGCCGAGGTGCCCCTGATCCAGGAGTGGTTCGCCAAGCTGGGCGACACGGTGCCATCGGCGCTGCACGAGGAGTTGGCAGGCTTGCAGCAGCGGCTGGGAATGCTCGGCACCGACAGCTGATCGATGCTCCCGGCCGGTGTCGACACCCCGGACCGGTCGGGATCAACGGAGTTGCTGCGCCCCGATGACGGAGAGCAGCGCGAGCTTGTCGAAGCTCTCCGTGCCCGGGGTCGCGGTGAACACGAGCAGACCCTGGTCCTGGTCGACGTCGTAGAGGGTCTGACAGAACACCTCGATGATGCCGACCTCGGGATGCACGATGCGCTTGTGCTTCGAGTGCGGCCGGGCGACCTGGTGCTCCGCCCAGACTGCGCGGAACTCAGCACTGCGCAGCTCCAGGTCGGCAACGACCTCCGCGGCCAGCGAGTCCGGGCCGTCGCGGGTGTGGGCGGCCCGCAGCTCGGCGGTGAAGGCGCGACCGATACCGTCCCGGTCCTCCTCGGGGTAGCGGCGTGAAGCCTGCGGATCGGTCCACCAGCGATGCGTGACACACCGTGAAAGTCCTTGGTGTGCCGTCTCGTCGCCCAGCAGTGCAACGCACGGCGGCGTCTGCAGGAGGGTCTCGCCGGTACTGCCGACGACCATCGCCGGAATGTCGGCGAGGCGGTCGACGATCCGCAGGAGTCCGGCCTCGACGTGGTTCCCGCGCCGGGAGCGGCTGGGGACGGCGTACCCGCCGAGCCGGAACAGGTGGTCACGCTCGGCGGTCGACAATCGCAGCCCGCGTGCGAGGGAGGCGAGCATCTGCTCGGACGGGTGGGGTCCGCGCTGTTGCTCGATCCGCCCGTAGTAGTCGGCCGAGATGTCGGCCAGAACGGCCACCTCCTCGCGGCGCAGGCCACCGGTGCGGCGACGCGAGCCGCGGGGCAGGCCGACATCCTGGGGTTGCAGCGCCTCACGGCGGGTGCGGAGGAAATCAGCGAGTTGGGCTCGGTCCATACGATCCATCCTGACGTGCCGGGGCCGGTGGGGGGAGGTGTGTCAGAGGTTCATGCCGCCGGAGGCCTCGACCCGTTGGCCGGTCACCCAACCCATGGCGGGTGAGGCGAGTGCGGCCACCGCGGTTCCGATGTCGTCGGGCACGCCCACGTGACCCATCGCGGTGACGGCGCCGATGTGTTCCCGGACGGTCCGGTCGTCGCGCAACGAACCACCGCCGAAATCGGTGCCGGTGGCGCCCGGTGCGATGGTGTTGACGGTGATCCGACGCGGACCGAGTTCCTTCGCGAGGTAACGGGTGTACACCTCGACGGCACCTTTCACCGAGGCATAGACGGAGTAGCCGAAGTCGCCGGTGAAACGGGCCAGGCCGGTGGAGGTGTTGATGATCCGGCCGCCGTCGGCGAGTAGCGGCGCGAGCTCCTGGGTGAGCAGCACGACACCGGTGAAGTGGACTGCGACGAGATCTGCGACCGTCGCGGCCTCAGTGCCGCCCAGTGGGGTCAGCCGGGCGAAGCCCGCGTTGTTGACTAGAACGTCGATGTTGTCGCGCCCCCACCTGGTGCGCACGGTCTCGTGGAGGGTCGCGGCGAACTCGGCAAAGGTGTCGGGTTCCGTCGTGTCGAGTTGCAGTGCAACGGCTTCACGGCCGAGTGCGACCACTTCAGCGATGACGCCGGTGGCCTGCTGCTCGCCCGAACGGTAGGTGAGTACGACGTCCGTGCCACTCGCGGCGAGGGCGAGTACCGAGCTGCGACCGAGGCCGCGGTTGCCGCCTGTGACGAGAGCGATCCGGTGGAAGTCATGTGTCTGTGTGGGCATGGACCGAGCCTGCCCCGCAGAGCCCGCTCGATGAAGGTCCGACTCAACCGGGGACGGATCGTCCCCGGCTGACGGCGCCACCCGCCACGCCGTCCCGAACCGGAGGTCTTGAGGGGAGCGGCTCGTCCCACCGGTAAGGTTTACGGTGTACACATCGGTGCCGGTGGTCAGGTCGAATGGAGGAGCCGTGTCGGTGGAGCTGGGCCGGGACAGGTTGACGGACACATTGCTCAGTCGTGCTCGCGAGGTCCGAGTGGACGATGTGGAGGGGTCGTTGGCGGCGGCCACGACCGCGATCGTGGAGATGGGTGTGGCCGACTCCGTGAGCATCACCGAGCGCATCGGGAAGCACGAATTCCGCACCCGGGCCGCCACCGACGAGCGGGCGAAAGCGGCAGACCGACTGCAGTACGAGCTCGGTGAGGGACCTTGCGTGGAGGCCGCCTACGACGATGACGGGGTGATTCGCTCCAACGATGTCGTCAGTGGGTCGCGTTGGCCGCGGTGGGGTCCGGCAGTCGCGGGCGAGGGCGTCCGGGCAGTCATCAGCATCCAGCTCTACCACCACGATCAGACCATGGGTGCGCTGAACCTCTTCTTCGGCGACCGGCAGGACTTCACGACCGAGGATGTGGAGGTTGCGCGGTTGGCGGCGGTCCCGATCTCCATCGAACTGGCCCACGGTCGGCAGGACGAGAACCTGTGGAAGGCGATCACTGCGCGGCATCGGATCGGTCTGGCGCAGGGCATCCTGATGGAGAGGTTCAAGGTGGCCGAGCCCCAGGCGTTCGGCGTGCTCCGCAGGGTGTCGCAGCAGACCAACACCAAGCTGCAGTTGGTCGCGGAACGTCTGATCCGCGAAGGGGAATTGCCGATGGCGGCCGACGGGGCGGAGCTGGACGAGTAGGACGCAGCGTGGCGGGCGCCCCCGGGATCTGCTGCGGGTTGCTCAGCCGTTCGCACCCTTTCGCAGCGGGAACCGGCGAGCAACAGGCTGCGCGACAGGCTCCGGCCGCCGACGAGCTGGGCAGTGTACCCAGACCAACCGTCGCACCTCAGCTGACGTCGGACACCCGGCGCGGAGGATGCGGGAGCGACTGGCTCGGCGTTCGGGTGACGCGGAGGCGTTCGTCGAGTTGTGGGTTTACCTCCTGAAGCTGGCGGGGACGAAGGGTGTGCCAAGCAGTACTCCCACCGACCACCGAGGTTCGAGGAGCGACGTGAACATCCCCAAGGATCAGATCCTGCCAGTCCTCACAGACCGGGGATCCGCGGATCAGGCCGACCGGGCCGCCGGTGAACTCCCTGACCGGGTCGGCACGGACCGCGACGCCGGATTGCTCGGCAAGTTCGGGATCAACCCTCAGGAGCTGCTCGGCAAGCTGGGTGGCCTCGGCGGGCTCGGAAAGCTTCTCTGACCCCGCAGGACCCACTCCTC from Nakamurella sp. A5-74 harbors:
- a CDS encoding SDR family oxidoreductase, whose product is MPTQTHDFHRIALVTGGNRGLGRSSVLALAASGTDVVLTYRSGEQQATGVIAEVVALGREAVALQLDTTEPDTFAEFAATLHETVRTRWGRDNIDVLVNNAGFARLTPLGGTEAATVADLVAVHFTGVVLLTQELAPLLADGGRIINTSTGLARFTGDFGYSVYASVKGAVEVYTRYLAKELGPRRITVNTIAPGATGTDFGGGSLRDDRTVREHIGAVTAMGHVGVPDDIGTAVAALASPAMGWVTGQRVEASGGMNL
- a CDS encoding GAF and ANTAR domain-containing protein, whose amino-acid sequence is MSVELGRDRLTDTLLSRAREVRVDDVEGSLAAATTAIVEMGVADSVSITERIGKHEFRTRAATDERAKAADRLQYELGEGPCVEAAYDDDGVIRSNDVVSGSRWPRWGPAVAGEGVRAVISIQLYHHDQTMGALNLFFGDRQDFTTEDVEVARLAAVPISIELAHGRQDENLWKAITARHRIGLAQGILMERFKVAEPQAFGVLRRVSQQTNTKLQLVAERLIREGELPMAADGAELDE